One genomic region from Sphingomonas paeninsulae encodes:
- a CDS encoding DUF3035 domain-containing protein, whose amino-acid sequence MRKTIVASVAILAVAATLASCGSSSRGGVFNRARPDEMAVSRAQPLVVPPDFALTTPKPGAARPQEVDASTQALQAMFGGPSARSAAETGAIDQAGGARAQAGIRSEAGDPGTTVVDKGSTTRDIVAAPVGDGQGARATTPN is encoded by the coding sequence ATGCGTAAGACAATCGTAGCAAGCGTGGCCATACTGGCCGTCGCCGCCACTCTGGCAAGCTGTGGCAGTTCGAGTCGGGGTGGCGTGTTCAACCGCGCGCGGCCCGATGAAATGGCCGTTTCGCGCGCTCAGCCTTTGGTCGTGCCACCCGATTTCGCCTTGACCACGCCAAAGCCCGGCGCAGCGCGTCCGCAGGAAGTGGATGCCTCGACCCAGGCTCTGCAGGCAATGTTCGGAGGCCCGTCGGCGCGTAGCGCGGCTGAAACCGGTGCTATCGATCAGGCTGGCGGCGCTCGTGCTCAGGCTGGCATCCGGTCGGAAGCTGGTGATCCCGGCACAACCGTTGTCGACAAGGGTTCGACAACGCGTGATATCGTGGCTGCCCCCGTCGGCGACGGACAAGGCGCGCGAGCGACCACGCCGAACTAA
- the ileS gene encoding isoleucine--tRNA ligase produces MTDTPAAEKRDYRDTVFLPKTDFPMKAGLPAKEPVILERWKAAGLYDKLRDARRGREKFIFHDGPPYANGDMHIGHALNHILKDMVVRTQTLLGKDAPYVPGWDCHGLPIEWKVEEAYRKKKLNKDEVPASEFRAECRAYAKGWVDTQREQLKRLGINADWDHPYLTMDFEAEATIVSELMKFADSGQLYRGAKPVMWSPVEKTALAEAEVEYEDIVSTQIDVAFEIVESAIPELVGAYAVIWTTTPWTIPVNQALAYGPEIEYTICEVVGVGRDGAEVKPLFFQWASKKFIVATALVEAVRTRFQASFNTDGALAFTTGATFKGSQLAGTIARHPMHHLGGFFARPRPFLAGDFVTTETGTGLVHMSPDHGEDDFLLCKANGIEPVFAVEADGKYRADWAWLGGQGSVINAKFVAPDGPICNDLRDAGGLLAASADYKHSYPHSWRSKAKVIFRCTPQWFIPMDEARDGGGTLRDTALQAITDTRWIPEKGRNRINAMVEGRPDWVISRQRAWGVPITLFVDRKTGAYLNDPAVNTRIVAAVREQGVDAWTDEAAQGFLGDAYDAADYERQTDILDVWFDSGCTHVFVLESGKWPDLLRPKGYTGPPADLYLEGSDQHRGWFQSSLLESCGTRGHAPYKAVLTHGFTMDAKGMKMSKSLGNTIDPQMLMKDSGADILRLWALSIDFTEDNRIGKEILSGISDQYRKLRNTFRYLLGALEGFSETERVPVAEMPELERYVLHLLADMDAKLRIAVDDFDFNTYVRLLSDFANNDLSAFFFDIRKDSLYCDVGPALPGGTLKRRAYRTVLDTVFEALVRWAAPVLVFTAEEAWGTRHPEAGSVHLQEWPEVDAGWKSTLLGDRWLYLREMRAGVTGTIEPMRRDKTVGSSLEAVVVTPLPVDAANLDLAELLIVSEASVGEVLSVTVTTHHKCGRCWRHLPEVEEDGDLCNRCTEVVGEPA; encoded by the coding sequence ATGACCGACACACCAGCAGCCGAAAAGCGCGACTATCGCGACACCGTCTTCCTGCCGAAGACCGATTTCCCAATGAAAGCCGGGCTTCCCGCAAAGGAACCGGTGATTCTGGAGCGTTGGAAAGCGGCTGGCCTGTACGACAAGTTGCGCGATGCGCGGCGCGGGCGTGAGAAGTTCATCTTCCATGACGGCCCTCCATACGCGAATGGCGACATGCACATCGGCCATGCACTGAACCATATCCTGAAGGACATGGTCGTCCGTACGCAGACTCTGCTCGGCAAAGACGCGCCCTACGTTCCGGGCTGGGATTGCCATGGCCTGCCGATCGAGTGGAAGGTCGAGGAAGCCTATCGCAAGAAAAAGCTGAACAAGGACGAGGTTCCGGCGTCGGAATTCCGCGCCGAATGCCGTGCTTATGCAAAGGGCTGGGTCGATACGCAGCGTGAGCAACTCAAGCGGCTGGGGATCAATGCCGACTGGGACCACCCGTATCTGACGATGGATTTCGAAGCGGAAGCGACGATCGTTTCCGAACTGATGAAGTTTGCCGACAGCGGACAGCTTTATCGCGGTGCCAAGCCGGTGATGTGGTCGCCGGTCGAGAAGACTGCGCTGGCCGAGGCCGAGGTCGAGTATGAGGACATCGTCTCGACGCAGATCGATGTTGCGTTCGAGATTGTAGAGTCGGCGATCCCCGAACTGGTCGGCGCTTATGCGGTGATCTGGACGACGACGCCCTGGACGATCCCGGTCAATCAGGCTTTGGCTTATGGGCCTGAGATTGAGTACACGATTTGCGAAGTCGTTGGCGTTGGACGCGACGGAGCTGAAGTAAAGCCATTGTTTTTTCAGTGGGCCAGTAAGAAGTTCATCGTAGCGACTGCTCTCGTCGAAGCAGTTCGGACACGTTTCCAAGCCAGTTTTAATACGGATGGCGCACTGGCATTTACAACGGGAGCTACCTTCAAAGGCTCCCAACTCGCCGGAACTATCGCCCGCCACCCGATGCACCATCTCGGCGGCTTCTTCGCGCGCCCCCGCCCGTTCCTCGCCGGCGATTTCGTCACGACGGAGACTGGCACTGGGCTCGTTCATATGTCACCCGACCACGGCGAGGACGATTTCCTGCTATGCAAGGCCAACGGCATCGAGCCGGTTTTCGCGGTCGAAGCCGACGGCAAGTATCGGGCCGACTGGGCATGGCTCGGCGGCCAGGGGTCGGTCATCAACGCCAAGTTCGTCGCGCCCGATGGGCCGATCTGCAACGATCTGCGCGACGCTGGTGGCCTGCTCGCGGCGTCGGCGGACTATAAGCACAGCTATCCGCATAGCTGGCGTTCGAAGGCCAAGGTCATCTTTCGCTGCACGCCGCAATGGTTCATCCCGATGGATGAAGCGCGGGACGGCGGCGGCACGCTGCGCGACACCGCACTTCAGGCCATCACCGACACCCGCTGGATTCCAGAAAAGGGCCGCAACCGCATCAATGCCATGGTGGAGGGCCGCCCCGACTGGGTTATCAGCCGCCAGCGCGCATGGGGCGTGCCGATCACCTTGTTCGTTGATCGCAAGACTGGCGCATATTTGAATGATCCAGCGGTCAACACGCGGATCGTTGCGGCGGTGCGCGAACAGGGTGTCGATGCGTGGACCGACGAGGCTGCACAGGGTTTCCTCGGTGATGCCTATGACGCCGCCGACTACGAGCGCCAGACGGACATTCTTGACGTGTGGTTCGACAGCGGCTGCACCCATGTTTTCGTGCTGGAATCGGGTAAATGGCCAGACCTGCTCCGCCCGAAGGGATACACAGGGCCGCCCGCCGACCTGTATCTGGAAGGTAGCGATCAGCATCGCGGATGGTTCCAGTCGTCGCTGCTCGAAAGCTGCGGCACGCGCGGCCATGCACCGTATAAAGCGGTCCTGACGCACGGTTTCACGATGGATGCGAAGGGCATGAAAATGTCCAAGTCGCTCGGCAACACCATCGATCCGCAGATGCTGATGAAGGACAGCGGTGCCGACATCCTGCGACTGTGGGCGTTGAGCATCGATTTCACCGAAGACAATCGCATCGGCAAGGAAATCCTGAGCGGTATTTCGGATCAGTATCGCAAGCTGCGTAACACGTTCCGCTACCTGCTCGGCGCGCTGGAAGGGTTTTCCGAAACCGAACGCGTGCCGGTTGCCGAGATGCCCGAGCTCGAACGCTATGTGTTGCATTTGCTCGCGGACATGGATGCAAAACTGCGGATTGCGGTCGATGATTTCGACTTCAACACTTACGTCCGCCTGCTGAGCGACTTCGCCAACAACGACCTCAGCGCGTTCTTCTTCGATATTCGCAAGGATTCGCTTTATTGCGACGTCGGGCCTGCATTGCCGGGTGGAACGCTGAAGCGGCGGGCTTATCGGACGGTGCTGGATACCGTGTTCGAGGCGCTGGTGCGCTGGGCTGCTCCCGTGTTGGTATTTACCGCTGAGGAAGCTTGGGGAACACGGCATCCCGAAGCTGGGTCTGTGCATTTGCAGGAGTGGCCGGAGGTTGATGCTGGTTGGAAGTCCACACTTCTCGGCGACCGCTGGCTCTATCTCAGGGAAATGCGTGCTGGCGTTACCGGGACGATCGAGCCCATGCGGCGAGACAAGACCGTTGGGTCGAGTCTGGAAGCGGTGGTCGTGACTCCTTTGCCGGTCGATGCTGCCAATCTGGATTTGGCTGAACTGCTGATCGTTTCGGAAGCTTCGGTAGGCGAGGTGCTTAGTGTCACCGTCACCACGCATCACAAATGCGGCCGCTGCTGGCGTCACCTTCCCGAAGTCGAGGAAGATGGCGACTTGTGTAACCGCTGCACCGAAGTCGTAGGCGAACCAGCATGA
- the ubiA gene encoding 4-hydroxybenzoate octaprenyltransferase — protein MTGDAVTTPDSELRGLVRYLPRAARPFALLARFDRPIGWWLLYWPGAWGLLLAGGLREHWPLLLWLLFGAIAMRGAGCVYNDIVDRDLDAQVERTRNRPLVSGAVSSKAAWAWLIALCLIGLIVLLQLPLLAAGIAVGSLAPVAAYPFMKRITWWPQAWLGIVFSWALLVGWTAVSGRVEWPMFLLYGGSIAWVIGYDTIYALQDREDDALIGVRSSARRLGAHVRGGVAGFYTLAVALWAAAFWMMRPDVFAILALVPIAVQFGWQIGTLNLDDGNDALAKFRSNRFAGLLMALACAAVGSASL, from the coding sequence ATGACCGGAGACGCCGTCACTACGCCCGACAGCGAATTGCGCGGACTTGTCCGTTATCTGCCTCGTGCTGCCCGTCCCTTTGCTTTGCTGGCACGGTTCGACCGACCGATCGGCTGGTGGCTGTTGTATTGGCCCGGTGCCTGGGGATTGTTGCTTGCCGGTGGTTTGCGCGAACACTGGCCGTTGCTGCTATGGTTGCTGTTCGGTGCTATTGCGATGCGCGGAGCAGGCTGCGTTTATAATGACATCGTGGACCGCGATCTGGATGCGCAGGTCGAACGGACGCGCAATCGGCCGCTGGTTAGCGGTGCGGTGAGTTCGAAGGCGGCGTGGGCCTGGTTGATCGCGCTGTGTTTGATCGGGTTGATCGTCCTGTTGCAACTGCCTTTGCTGGCGGCGGGGATCGCTGTCGGTAGTTTGGCTCCGGTCGCGGCCTATCCGTTTATGAAGCGGATCACATGGTGGCCGCAAGCATGGCTTGGGATCGTATTCTCATGGGCTTTGCTGGTTGGATGGACGGCGGTGTCGGGGCGTGTCGAATGGCCGATGTTCCTGTTGTACGGAGGCAGCATCGCGTGGGTGATCGGATATGACACGATTTATGCTTTGCAGGACCGCGAGGATGACGCGCTGATCGGGGTGCGGTCCTCTGCGCGACGGCTGGGCGCGCATGTGCGCGGCGGAGTTGCAGGGTTTTATACACTTGCCGTGGCGCTGTGGGCGGCTGCATTCTGGATGATGCGGCCCGATGTGTTCGCCATATTGGCGCTGGTTCCGATTGCGGTGCAATTTGGGTGGCAGATCGGGACGCTCAACCTCGACGATGGCAACGACGCGCTCGCAAAGTTTCGGTCGAATCGCTTTGCCGGGCTGTTAATGGCGCTGGCTTGTGCAGCGGTCGGTTCTGCGAGCCTTTGA
- a CDS encoding TorF family putative porin, with product MRTFIGCCCSLLAIVVASPALADDTAPPAAITINGGATVVTDYRFRGLSQTNKNFAVQGSLTATHSSGFYVSVWGSSIDDYVANGSNQEIDLIAGYKRTFSGTTIDGGFLYYFYPNSNKFTVPGTPKYNSDFGEPYISVAHTFGPLTAKATANYAFKQKALALFTDVNGDPIKRDNLYGALDFSAAIPKTAIGLTGHVGHNFTRSFLSANREYTDWGAGVNYTWKQITFGVSWVDTNIPNQYLGTKVNGGNNIAKGGVVGSVGVSF from the coding sequence ATGCGCACTTTTATCGGCTGCTGCTGCAGCCTGCTCGCTATTGTCGTGGCTTCGCCCGCACTGGCTGATGACACCGCTCCGCCAGCGGCTATTACGATCAACGGGGGAGCAACCGTTGTAACCGACTATCGCTTCCGCGGCCTCTCACAGACCAACAAGAACTTCGCCGTTCAGGGTTCGCTTACTGCGACTCATTCATCGGGCTTCTACGTTTCGGTTTGGGGTAGCTCGATCGACGATTACGTCGCCAATGGTTCGAACCAGGAAATCGATCTGATCGCCGGCTATAAGCGCACGTTCAGCGGCACGACCATCGACGGTGGTTTCCTTTACTACTTCTACCCCAACTCGAACAAGTTCACGGTACCGGGCACGCCGAAGTATAACTCGGATTTCGGCGAGCCTTACATCTCGGTCGCGCACACTTTCGGTCCATTGACTGCCAAAGCGACTGCAAACTACGCTTTCAAGCAGAAGGCACTTGCCTTGTTCACCGATGTTAACGGTGATCCTATCAAGCGCGACAACCTTTACGGTGCGCTCGATTTCAGCGCTGCAATTCCAAAAACAGCGATCGGTCTGACCGGTCACGTCGGCCACAACTTTACGCGCAGTTTCCTGTCGGCTAACCGAGAGTACACCGACTGGGGTGCTGGCGTGAACTACACGTGGAAGCAGATCACGTTTGGCGTTAGCTGGGTCGATACCAACATTCCAAACCAGTATCTCGGTACGAAGGTTAACGGCGGCAACAACATCGCCAAGGGCGGCGTTGTCGGCAGCGTTGGCGTGAGCTTCTAA
- a CDS encoding 16S rRNA (uracil(1498)-N(3))-methyltransferase: protein MPATPAWPPESSVRLFVETRLSENAQIRLDGAQAHYLVSVMRIKTGEHVKLFDDATGEWLAEAIMVGKRDIALNMVAHLKPREPVPDLWLAAAPIRRARYDWVAEKACELGVARFVPVLTRRAVVDKVKDDRLRAHMIEAAEQCGRTALPEISAQIKLLDWLKTLEGRTLFFADEAGGEPFATAIAANPGPAAVLIGPEGGFDDAERDAIRGVPTAVPITLGPRILRADTAAIAAISVWMALSL from the coding sequence ATGCCCGCAACACCCGCATGGCCACCCGAAAGCAGCGTCAGGCTGTTTGTCGAAACGCGCCTTTCCGAAAACGCCCAAATCCGCCTTGATGGTGCACAGGCGCATTATCTCGTTTCGGTGATGCGGATAAAGACGGGCGAACACGTCAAGCTGTTCGACGATGCGACTGGCGAATGGCTGGCCGAAGCGATCATGGTCGGCAAACGCGACATCGCTCTGAACATGGTCGCACATCTGAAACCGCGAGAACCGGTTCCCGACCTGTGGCTTGCCGCCGCCCCGATCCGCCGCGCACGTTATGACTGGGTTGCCGAAAAGGCCTGCGAACTCGGTGTCGCGCGCTTCGTGCCCGTCCTCACACGCCGCGCCGTCGTGGACAAGGTCAAGGACGACCGCCTGCGCGCGCATATGATCGAGGCTGCCGAACAATGCGGCCGAACCGCGCTTCCCGAGATTTCGGCCCAGATCAAACTCCTCGACTGGCTCAAAACGCTTGAGGGCCGCACGCTGTTTTTCGCCGATGAAGCGGGGGGCGAGCCCTTTGCAACCGCAATCGCCGCCAACCCCGGTCCTGCGGCAGTCCTGATCGGTCCTGAGGGTGGGTTCGACGATGCCGAACGTGATGCCATCCGAGGAGTGCCCACCGCGGTACCGATCACGCTCGGTCCTCGCATCCTTCGTGCAGATACAGCCGCTATTGCTGCAATATCGGTCTGGATGGCGCTTTCGCTCTAA
- a CDS encoding inositol monophosphatase family protein: MLANSLLSAVSEVARAAGAMAFARWRGEFASWDKVPGEIVCEIDLAANDMLRAALGKLDPEAGWFSEETADSAERLMRSRVWVVDPIDGTRDFVRGRPGWAVSVALVEGGRAMLGVLDAPARGEHWAAELGKGATLNGVPVHTRDRTQLAGARVPAEILPKADSDLTMVFRPNSIALRMAMVANGEADLLAATRWGHEWDIAAAALIAQEAGATVTDARGQTLRFNSTKGEMFGVLCCAPGIHAAAVERLRERAAVAVLR, encoded by the coding sequence TTGCTGGCGAATAGCCTCCTTTCAGCCGTGAGCGAAGTCGCTCGCGCCGCCGGAGCAATGGCCTTTGCTCGCTGGCGCGGTGAGTTCGCAAGCTGGGACAAGGTGCCCGGAGAGATCGTTTGCGAGATAGATCTGGCTGCTAACGATATGCTGCGCGCGGCTCTTGGGAAACTCGACCCGGAGGCGGGCTGGTTTTCAGAAGAAACCGCCGATTCGGCAGAGCGCCTGATGCGCAGCCGGGTATGGGTGGTTGATCCCATCGATGGCACGCGCGATTTCGTGCGTGGTCGCCCCGGCTGGGCGGTATCGGTGGCGCTGGTAGAGGGCGGTCGAGCGATGCTTGGCGTGCTCGACGCCCCGGCGCGCGGCGAACATTGGGCCGCGGAATTGGGCAAGGGCGCGACGCTGAACGGGGTGCCTGTCCATACGCGCGATCGGACCCAACTGGCGGGCGCGCGCGTCCCCGCCGAGATTTTGCCAAAAGCCGACAGTGATCTGACGATGGTGTTTCGTCCGAATTCGATCGCGCTGCGCATGGCGATGGTGGCGAATGGCGAAGCGGATTTGCTCGCCGCGACGCGCTGGGGGCATGAATGGGACATCGCGGCGGCGGCGCTGATCGCGCAGGAAGCGGGTGCGACCGTCACCGACGCGCGCGGCCAAACGCTGCGGTTCAACTCGACCAAGGGTGAGATGTTCGGCGTGCTGTGTTGTGCTCCCGGCATCCATGCGGCGGCGGTCGAACGGCTGCGGGAACGCGCCGCAGTTGCGGTGCTGCGCTAA
- a CDS encoding isoprenylcysteine carboxylmethyltransferase family protein, protein MSAPRLTRPKSAVSTGVGLAGLAGLFAWFTIARTYGMSGPLAALANVAACAIPMVLWSVLVDRVHRNPSTGLDWDNPAKPLSETLDISLTKLAGLWVTWTGIGCVYAISRFYWTDNYLFSMKLLILTAPFLFVLSVPYILWIDTRLKHPRDGAWALGQWLMGAGPGDRAAIADHLRSWAVKGFYLAFMLSIIPGGFAEIVSKPWAEIIASPVSVANYLISFMFVIDVGMATVGYVLTMKPLDAHIRSAMPYAEGWVAALICYPPFILMGNGGPLDYHQATADWGYWIGAQPVLLSIWGAALVLLTAIYAWATVAFGLRFSNLTHRGILTHGPYAWAKHPAYLSKNAFWWLSTLPFLVTNGSMTDAVRNTAIMALVSGVYYWRAKTEEKHLGNDATYRDYSRWMKQRWRRNG, encoded by the coding sequence ATGTCTGCTCCACGTCTGACCCGACCCAAATCAGCGGTCAGTACCGGAGTCGGCCTGGCCGGCCTCGCGGGACTTTTCGCGTGGTTCACGATCGCGCGCACCTATGGCATGAGCGGACCGCTGGCGGCGCTTGCCAATGTCGCGGCATGTGCGATTCCGATGGTGTTGTGGTCGGTGCTGGTCGATCGCGTTCATCGCAATCCATCGACCGGCCTCGACTGGGACAATCCCGCCAAGCCGCTTTCGGAAACACTTGATATCAGCCTGACGAAGCTTGCCGGGCTTTGGGTAACATGGACCGGGATCGGGTGTGTCTATGCGATCAGTCGGTTTTACTGGACCGATAATTACCTTTTCTCGATGAAGCTGTTGATCCTGACGGCACCGTTTTTGTTCGTGTTGTCGGTTCCCTATATCCTGTGGATCGATACCCGGCTGAAGCATCCCCGCGATGGCGCGTGGGCGCTCGGTCAATGGCTGATGGGGGCGGGGCCGGGCGACCGTGCGGCAATCGCCGATCATCTGCGCAGTTGGGCAGTTAAGGGTTTCTACCTGGCATTCATGCTGTCGATCATTCCCGGCGGATTTGCTGAAATTGTTTCCAAACCCTGGGCAGAAATCATTGCCTCGCCCGTTTCTGTCGCAAACTATCTGATATCGTTCATGTTCGTGATCGACGTGGGGATGGCGACAGTGGGCTATGTCCTGACCATGAAGCCACTCGACGCGCATATCCGGTCGGCCATGCCATATGCCGAAGGGTGGGTGGCGGCGTTGATCTGTTACCCGCCATTTATCCTGATGGGAAACGGCGGTCCGCTTGATTATCATCAAGCGACGGCGGACTGGGGTTACTGGATCGGAGCCCAGCCCGTGCTGCTGTCGATCTGGGGCGCAGCGCTGGTACTGCTTACAGCAATCTACGCATGGGCGACGGTTGCGTTCGGGTTGCGGTTTTCGAACCTGACGCACCGCGGAATTTTGACGCATGGTCCCTATGCCTGGGCAAAGCACCCGGCCTATTTGTCGAAGAACGCCTTTTGGTGGCTGTCGACGCTGCCATTTCTAGTGACGAACGGAAGCATGACCGATGCAGTTCGAAACACGGCGATCATGGCCCTGGTCAGTGGCGTCTATTACTGGCGTGCAAAGACCGAGGAAAAGCACCTTGGCAACGACGCCACCTATCGCGACTATTCGCGGTGGATGAAGCAGCGTTGGCGCCGGAACGGTTAG
- a CDS encoding glutamate--cysteine ligase produces the protein MTTRATTEDLELPMESRADMIGLFSKGEKPKDRWRIGTEHEKFVYFTDDKRAPSYEEKGGIHALMIGLTRYGWEPIYEGENIIALGGPDGNISLEPAGQFELSGAPLDNLHETCAETGRHLQQVKEVGDQLGLGFLGLGLWPDKIRAELPIMPKGRYKIMLEHMPRVGTMGLDMMLRTCTIQTNLDYSSEADMVKKFQVSLALQPLATALFANSPFLEGKPNGFLSYRSHIWTDTDRARTGMLPFVFEDGFGYERYADYMLDVPMYFVFRDGKYIDAAGLSFRDFLKGELSVLPGEKPTLTDWTDHLSTAFPEVRLKSFLEMRGADGGPWNKICALPAFWVGLLYDQTALDAAWDLVKHWTIEDHQRIRDDVPRIALEAKGPRGRSLRELGKIVLDIADAGLKARNRTNAIGDTEQGFLDPLREIISSGKVPAQRLLDSYHGAWNGDLSRVYDDMSF, from the coding sequence ATGACGACACGTGCAACGACCGAAGACCTCGAGCTGCCGATGGAAAGTCGCGCGGACATGATCGGACTGTTTTCCAAGGGAGAAAAGCCCAAGGATCGCTGGCGAATAGGCACCGAGCATGAGAAGTTCGTTTATTTTACCGATGACAAGCGCGCGCCATCTTATGAAGAAAAAGGCGGCATTCATGCGCTGATGATCGGTTTGACCCGCTATGGCTGGGAACCGATATACGAAGGCGAGAATATCATCGCGCTCGGCGGTCCCGACGGTAATATCAGCCTCGAGCCGGCCGGCCAGTTCGAATTGTCCGGTGCGCCACTCGATAATTTGCACGAAACCTGCGCCGAAACCGGCCGCCATCTTCAGCAGGTTAAGGAAGTCGGCGACCAATTGGGTTTGGGGTTTCTCGGTTTAGGGCTTTGGCCCGACAAGATCCGCGCCGAGCTGCCGATCATGCCTAAAGGGCGTTACAAGATCATGCTCGAACATATGCCGCGTGTCGGCACAATGGGCCTCGACATGATGTTGCGGACCTGCACGATCCAGACCAATCTCGACTATTCATCCGAAGCCGACATGGTGAAAAAGTTTCAGGTTTCGCTCGCGTTGCAACCGCTGGCTACCGCGCTGTTTGCCAATTCGCCGTTTCTCGAAGGCAAGCCGAATGGCTTTCTTTCGTACCGCAGCCACATCTGGACCGACACCGACCGCGCACGCACCGGAATGTTGCCATTCGTGTTCGAAGATGGGTTCGGATACGAACGATACGCCGATTACATGCTCGACGTGCCAATGTATTTCGTCTTCCGCGACGGCAAATACATCGATGCCGCCGGCTTGAGCTTTCGTGACTTCCTGAAGGGCGAATTGTCGGTCCTCCCCGGTGAAAAGCCAACGCTGACCGACTGGACCGATCATCTGTCCACCGCTTTCCCGGAAGTACGGCTGAAAAGTTTTCTGGAAATGCGCGGCGCCGATGGCGGACCGTGGAACAAGATCTGCGCGCTTCCTGCGTTTTGGGTAGGCCTGCTCTATGACCAAACGGCGCTTGATGCCGCCTGGGATCTGGTCAAACACTGGACCATCGAAGATCATCAGCGCATCCGCGACGATGTCCCGCGCATCGCGCTCGAGGCTAAAGGCCCGCGCGGCCGTTCGCTTCGCGAACTTGGCAAGATCGTACTTGATATTGCTGACGCCGGCCTGAAGGCGCGCAACCGGACCAATGCTATCGGTGATACGGAACAGGGCTTCCTCGATCCGCTGCGTGAGATCATCTCAAGTGGCAAGGTTCCCGCCCAGCGCCTGCTCGACAGCTATCACGGTGCATGGAACGGTGACTTGTCACGCGTCTATGACGACATGAGTTTCTAG
- a CDS encoding ATP-binding protein — protein MDMQRSVDFESAAELLDATSNSIARNRIGVVIEISGSSSQIRLDSAAMERLLDADDSSLSMGGQIGSLIKVKVGSNWLMANVRTLKADGDREGSIIGFIDFLGEGDEERLTGKIYNFRRGVTRYPTPGSGVYPVTSQDMKQMYAAEDRPHIEIGTVYPTRDIRGALFIDALLGKHFALLGSTGTGKSTAAALILHRICEMAPQGHIVMIDPHGEYSAAFKTNGALFDVSNLAMPYWLMNFEEHCEVFVSGNRDERQLDVDILAKCLLAAKAKSRASEGIAKLTVDSPIPYLLSDLTANIQAEMGRLDKAGDSAPYMRLKTKIDEIKSDPRYSFMFSGMLVADTMAGFLGRVFRLPGDGKPISIIDVSGVPSDITSVVVAVLARLVFDYAIWSRNEPQRPILLVCEEAHRYVPADTAGKIGSVGKILGRIAKEGRKYGVSLGLITQRPSDLAEGVLSQCGTIIAMRLNNERDQAYVRSAMPEGARGFLDTIPALRNRECIVCGEGVSIPIRVAFDALEEVKRPASSDPLFSQLWTESGGEDEMLGRVIKRWRSQGR, from the coding sequence ATGGATATGCAGCGAAGCGTTGATTTCGAAAGTGCGGCCGAACTTCTGGACGCGACAAGCAATTCGATCGCGCGGAACCGCATTGGCGTCGTTATCGAGATTTCGGGTTCATCGTCGCAGATCAGGCTCGACTCGGCTGCGATGGAGCGGCTCCTTGATGCCGACGACTCTTCGCTGTCGATGGGCGGTCAGATAGGCAGCCTGATCAAGGTCAAGGTCGGGTCCAACTGGTTGATGGCAAACGTCCGTACATTGAAAGCTGATGGCGACCGCGAAGGCTCGATAATCGGCTTTATCGACTTTTTGGGAGAGGGCGACGAAGAGCGCCTGACGGGTAAGATCTACAATTTCCGACGCGGTGTGACCCGCTATCCGACGCCCGGTTCCGGTGTTTATCCGGTGACGAGCCAGGATATGAAGCAGATGTATGCAGCGGAAGATCGTCCCCATATCGAGATTGGAACGGTTTATCCAACACGCGACATTCGGGGCGCGCTGTTCATCGATGCCCTGCTTGGCAAACATTTTGCGCTGCTGGGATCGACCGGAACCGGTAAATCGACCGCCGCCGCCCTTATCCTGCACCGGATCTGCGAAATGGCACCGCAGGGCCATATCGTTATGATCGATCCGCACGGGGAATATTCAGCGGCGTTCAAGACCAACGGTGCGCTGTTCGACGTTTCCAATCTGGCAATGCCGTATTGGCTGATGAACTTCGAAGAACATTGTGAGGTTTTTGTTTCGGGTAACAGGGATGAACGTCAGCTCGATGTTGATATTCTTGCTAAATGCCTGCTTGCGGCAAAAGCGAAAAGCCGTGCCTCAGAGGGCATCGCCAAGCTGACCGTCGATTCGCCGATCCCCTATTTGCTGAGTGATCTGACGGCCAATATCCAGGCGGAAATGGGCCGACTGGACAAGGCGGGTGACAGTGCGCCGTATATGCGGTTGAAGACTAAGATTGACGAAATCAAATCCGATCCACGCTACAGCTTCATGTTTTCAGGAATGCTGGTTGCCGACACGATGGCGGGGTTTCTGGGGCGCGTTTTCCGATTGCCCGGCGATGGCAAGCCAATTTCGATTATCGACGTTTCGGGCGTGCCGTCGGACATCACCTCTGTTGTGGTCGCCGTTCTCGCGCGACTGGTGTTCGATTACGCGATCTGGTCGCGTAACGAACCGCAGCGTCCCATTCTGCTCGTTTGTGAAGAGGCGCATCGTTATGTGCCGGCCGATACGGCTGGCAAGATCGGCTCAGTTGGCAAGATCCTTGGTCGCATCGCCAAGGAAGGCCGCAAATATGGCGTGTCGCTCGGCCTTATTACCCAGCGTCCGTCCGATCTTGCCGAAGGTGTGCTGTCGCAGTGCGGTACGATCATCGCCATGCGCCTGAACAACGAGCGCGATCAGGCGTATGTTCGATCGGCCATGCCCGAAGGTGCACGTGGGTTTCTCGATACGATCCCCGCTTTGCGCAATCGCGAATGTATTGTCTGTGGCGAAGGTGTCTCAATTCCGATCCGAGTTGCGTTCGACGCGCTGGAAGAGGTTAAGCGTCCAGCATCGAGCGATCCGCTGTTCTCGCAACTGTGGACCGAATCGGGTGGCGAGGATGAAATGCTGGGTCGCGTGATCAAACGCTGGCGTAGTCAGGGGCGGTAG